The sequence CGGGGACCTCAAGGGCCTGCGCGTCCTGGACCTCGGCTGCGGCCCCGCCCGGCACGCCGCACACCTGGCCCGCACCTACGGCGCACACGTGGACGCCATCGATGCCTCCCCAGCCAGATCGAACGGGCCCGCACCCGCTACTCCGACGTGCCAGGACTGCGGCTGGTCAACGCCGACGCCGTCGAGCACCTGGACACGGCAGCTCCCTACGACGTGATCTACTCCCTGAGCACCATCCACTTCCTCAACCCCCACCGGCTCCTGCCCGCCCTGGCGACCGCCCTCAAGCCCGGGGGGCGGCTGTACTTCACCGTGCTGCACACCAACTCCGCCGGCGACGGCCCCACCTCCACCGTCACCCCACGCCCGGAGATCCTGCACCTGGCCGGCGGCGGCGACCTCACCGTGCACATGTGGGTGCTCACACCCGAGGTGTGGGAAGACCTGCTCGAGCAGTACGGGCTCCGCGTGCAGGACGTCACCGTCCTCGACGCGCCGCAGGACGACAGCCACGCCTCCTACCGGCTCTTCCAGGCCCACCGACCCGCCCGCATCACCGCACGCCCCCGCACCGCGAAGCCACCTGTCGCCAGCGCCGCAGTAGGCGTCGGCGCCGTGCTGCTCGGGCCCCAAGGCCTGCTCCTGGGCCGACACCGGCTGGCCACACGAGAGCTGCCCGGCGGGACCGTGGAGCCGGGCGAGACGCTGCAGGAAGCAGTCGTACGCGAACTCGCCGAGGAGACCGGCCTCTACGCCGACCCCGACGACGTCCGCCTCCTCGGCATGCTCCTCGACCAGGTCGACGACGTCGTCCGCATCACCTTCGGCGCACTCGTCACCCGATGGCGCGGGGAACCGGCCGACCAGCCCGACGAGAGCGTCGGCGACTGGCGCTGGTGGCCTCTGGACACCCTGCCCCCAGACCTGTTCGAGTGCAGCGCCCAAATCCTCACCGCATGGCGCCCCGACCTCCCGATCGACCACGCACCCGCCCGCTTCACCCCCATCACCGACCCGCACACGCCCACCACCGCGTGATCCCCCCTACATACGGGCGGGGACAATACTGTAATCGCCAAACACGAAGGACCGGTCCCGTGACCGCTCCCCACCGCGCCGCGCCCTGCTACGGGAATCGTGGGGTTACCGCAGGTGCTCGGCGAACTCGCCGTCTACGGCTGGCGCGTCACACGGTAGCGGAGGTAGACGACTCTCGAGCTGAAGGTGCGGGTCTCGAGGAGTTCGAGATCCACCCGGCGCTCGTGCTGGGGGAAGAAGGGGATGCCCCCGCCGACCAGCACCGGGTGGACCCTGGCGCGGTACTCGTCGATCAGACCCAACGCGGCCGCCTCGGCGGCGAGAGTCGCGCCGCCGATCGCGATGTCACCCTCTCCCGGCTCGGCTCGCAACCGCTCGATCTCCTCCGCCAGGCCGCCGGAGGCCAGGCGGGCATTGCCCTGGACTGCCGACAACGTGGCGGAGAACACCACCTTGGGCAGCGACTTCCAGATCGCGGCAAACTCGAGCGTGGAGAAGTCGAGCGATGGATCCTGGTCGGCGGTCTCCCAGTACAGCATCGTCTCGTACAGCCGTCGCCCCAGCAGGTGGACGCCGACCTCTCTCACCCCGTCGGTGGCGAAGCGAAAGACCTCCTCGTCGGGCACCGTCCAGTCGAAGCAGCCGTCCGGCCCAACGATGTAGCCGTCAAGTGAGACGCTCATGGAATAGGTCACGCTACGCATCAGAAGTCCTCCTCAGTAACGGGTTCGACCCTACGACCGCCGGACACCGCAGGACTCGTCGCCGCTCGCAGAACCTCCTGGGCTGAGTCAGCCCACGAGATCATTTCGTCGAGAAATCCTCATTGCCTCACAGGCATCAAGTGCGCAGGGCATTTCAAGGACGACGGCCATATCTCGACGCATGGCGTCGCCGGGGCCACGCAATCCGGCCACGCAGGCGGAGCCTTCAACCCATTGCACAGCAATCTTCACTCGTTCAGGTCAACATTCTGTATTTCTGTGCAGCCGACCCGCTCTGTCCGGGCAGGGCCACGGTGAGGCAACGCACAGCGAGCAAGGGGAGGCGCCGATCATGGGAGCGCCGCACCGTCCGGCCGAACAGCCCCCTACGGGTCAAGTCTTCTTGACCGCTTGGGCCCGTAATTGGTCTCCCGGCTCCTCCCCCGTCGGCATGCCGTCCGCCAGTGGTCTGCGGTTTGCGTCCTACGGCCGGGTGTCGGCCGAGGACCATCAGGACCCCGCCACGTCGCAGGCCTGGCAACTGCTTGGCGCGCAGGCCCTGGTGTCCGGGCACTGGCGGATCGTCTCCGAGTTCTTCGACACCGGCCGCAGCCGCACCATCCCTTGGGCGCGGCGGCCCCAAGCCGCCGCACTGCTGGCGGCGATGGCCGATCCCGACCGGGAGTTCGAGCCGTTGTCATCGGCTCCAGTGAACGGGCCTTCCACGGCAACCAGTTCGCGACCATGGCTCCGCTCTTCGACCACTACGGCGTCGAGGTGTGGGTGCCGGAACTGGGTGGAGCCGTCGACCCGCGGGTCGGCGGGCAGGAAGAGTTGATGATCGTGCTCGGCATCCTGTCCAAGCGGGAGATCGCCCGCGCCCGGATCCGGGTGCGGGCCGCGATGACCGTGCAAACACGCGACCAGGGTCGATATCTCGGCGGTCGCCCGCCGTACGGTTACCGCCTCGTCGATGCCGGTCCGCACCCCAACCGGTCGCTTGCCCGCCGCGGTGTCCGCATGCAGCGTCTGGATGCCGGTCCCGAGTGCGGGCCGTGCGGTCCATCCTCACCAATCCCCGCTACACCGGCCGCCAGGTGTGGAATCGCCGGCGCACCGACCACGACCTAATCGATCCTGCAAACACCGCCCTCGGCCACCGCGACGTCATGCGCTGGAACACCCCCACCGACTGGATCATCTCCGCCCGCCCCGCGCACCCGGCGCTGGTCAGCGAGGCCGACTTCATCACAGTCCAGAACCTCCCCTCGCCGAGCGACGGCACCCGAACGCATCTATCTCCTGACCGGGCTGCTGTGGTGCGGTGTTTGCGGCCGGCGCATGGAGTCCCGCTGGACCCACCACCGTGCTGCCTACCGCGCCACGGCCATACCAGCGCCATCCGCCCCGATTCCCGGCCGCGCCCCCAACGCGTACGTACGTGGGATCATGTCCTGCCACACCTGCCGGCCCTGCACTTCCGCCTCACCGGCCACCTGGATATTCCTGGACCGGATTCGGTGAGCAGCAACTCGGTACGGCCCACACCGGCCCAGGCGATCGCCCACCTCCGCAGCGAGGAGATCACCCTGGCCTACGACCCCGCGGCCAGGACCCTGACCGCGAACACACCCCGGGCAGAAAGGATCACCATCGGCTGACCAAGGCCCGGCGAAAAGCCGGCGAAGGGAGAGAAGCCGCACCGAAGGCACCGCAACGACGAACACCCGCCCCGGCCGGGAGCCGGAACGGGTGCCAATGTCCCCTATCCGGAAACCGGGCGCCGTGGGGCAACTCTGTGTCCGAGAGGTGAGTTGACGGCTGACGATAGGGTCGTGCTGGCACGAGGGCAGCTCGACCAGTAAACCGAACACGAGTCAGACCGCTGCCGATGGCTTGCCGCGTGCCCCGCCAAGGGTGCTGAGCGTGGAGGCCCCCGGCCGACGCGCAACAACAACTCCAGGCCGCCCGATCCCCCGCCGCGCCGACCGCCGGCCCAGCCCGCCCGTCCCAACCCTTCTCTTTTCTGTTTCGGGGTCGGCTGCGAGAGGCGCATAGGGGGATGTCGGGCTCCCGACCACCGCCGGTTACGCCGTCCAGGGTGCGGCAGGGCACGGTCAGTTGTCGGAGGAGATATCGGCGGGGATGCCAGCACGGTCGGGGGCGGTGTTGTCGCATCGTGACCGTGGTCGGGCCTTCGTGGTCGGTGGTTCGGTCGGGGTTGCCTGCTGCTGTAGCCGGTATACGCGGCGCCGGGCAGGACGGCGCCGCTCCGTACGAGAGAGGCTGTCGGCGACGCGTGAATCGTGACCCACTCCCGACGCTCCGACGTAGGGCAGATGACGCGCCCCTCCGTGCTCGTCATCGAGCAACTTGAGCATGGAAAGGTGCTGCTCGACCTGGTCCACGAGCGGCTCGGTGCCGAGCGACGACGTCATTCGGGGCGTGTACTGACCGCGTCCCGCAGTGCCGTCGAGGTACTGGGCGACGATCGCGAGGAGTCCCGCGCCCGAGATCGCAAGGAACCGGCGACGTTCGACAAGCCCTCCCATCACCCAGTCCTCCACGATCGCCTCCATGCCCTGCACGGTCCAAGGCCGCGCGAGATCCGTGTCCGCAGGGGCCAGCGCTGACGAGTCGCCCACACGGCCCTGCCACAGTTCGGCCACCGAGACATTCCTACCCAACTCCTGGGACAGCACGTAGGCGGCCATCATCGGCAACGGCGAGCGCGGCAGGGAGCCGGCGTCCCGCCAGTGGTACGGCGCCGACTCGGCCACCGTCCCCGCGCCGAAGACCCGGTTGAGCTTGCGAGCGAGCGCCTTCGGGCTCCACCCGAGTTCGTCGAGGCACCCCGCCAGTACGACGTTGGGCTCGCCTGTCTGCGGTGCCACGTGCGACCACCCTTCGCTCCAGAGGTTCGTCCCATCACTTCGCGGGCCCCATGGTGATGCCCCTGAACGGACGATTCACCACCGCCGCATGGAAGTTGACCGAGTTGACCCACTGATCGGGTCCTGTCTGACCGTCCCCCTCCTGTGTTCTTGGATCCCGGCGGAGGCGCCCGTCTTCCGCGCCGACGGAGAAAGAGGTGGGCCTTGAGACAGCACACGAGCACCTCCCCAGGCCGACCGGGCGGTGTGCTGGACCGTGACGCCGGACGACCAACCTCCGCCCCCGGACGCGGGCTCGCCGCTGGCGACGGCACGACCACCCTGATCACGGATCTGCCGTATGGACCGGAAGCGGCCGAGGTCGCCCGGTGCGCCGTGACGCTGGCACTGCGTGGCACTGAGACGGACGTACTTGCTGACGCCCGCCTGATCGGGTCGGAACTCGCGACGAACGCCTTCGTCGCGGGCAGTCCTCCGTTGGTTCTGTGCGTCGACCGCAGGAGTCTGGCCAGGGGCGGCCTGGAGGTCGAGATCACTGTCACCGACGGCGGCTGTTCCTGCCCCGCACCCGCTTCTCCTGCCGCTCCCTACGAGCAGGCCGAATCAGGACGGGGACTGGTCATCGTCGATGCCTTGGCCGATGCCTGGTCGCTGACGACTGGCACCAGCGGCTCTCGTGCCTCGTGCCGACTCACCCACAGGCCGTGCTCCTCGTCCGCCGGCGCCTGACGTCCACACCTGCCCAAACCCGTCCTCCAAGGAGGCACCACACAGTGCGCATCGACCATGCGACTTCCCCACCCCCACTCACGGCTGTGCCGGAGGCCGCTCGCCAGCCCAGGGTCGTCGTCGCTCTCCACGAGGGCTTCTACGGCGCGGAGTCGGGCACCGGCTTCAGCAACCGCGCCTTCCTCACGGCACTGGCCCGGCTCCTGCCGGCAGGCCGCCTCTCAGTGATCACCCCGCACGTGCCCGAGACCGCGGGAGCGCACAATCAGCGGTGGGCCGGCGAGGTGCGGCAGATGCTGCGACAGGCCGCAGCCGAGGTCATCACGATCCCCAAGGTCAACGCGCCGCCCGACTCGGTCCGCGGCTCGGTTCAGCTGTGCGACCTGGCGGGCGAGGCGGCCATACGCATCGCCGCGCGGGCGAGCCGGTGCCTCCTCGTCGGCCTCGACATCCCGTTCCTCGGCCTCGCCTCCTACACGTCGCCGACCACGGACCTGCTGCTCGTGCCCCGCTCCACGACCGCGCTGACGCGGCCCAAGGACGTCTCCCGAGTCCGCTGGGAGCGAGACGCCCTGCGAGCGGCGACACTCCGAGGTGCGCGCGTCGGGGCTATCTCCTCCCACATGCGAGGCCACCTCGTCGTCAACTGCGCCGTCCCTCGGTCGAGCATCGTGAGCATCCCGAACGGACTGATCCGTGAAGAGATGGTCAGGCCGGCCACGGCTCCGCCGCTGCCTTTCAAGGTCCGCGCCGGATTCCTTCTCACCATGGGCCGCGCAGTCCCGACCAAAGGCTTCGAAGACCTCCTGGAGGCGTTGCGCCTGCTGAGGGAACCGGTGTCCCCGTTCCTCACCTGCTGCTGGCTGCCGTGGCCTCGGAGGAACACAAGCACCCCTCCGCCCCGGACCGGCTCTCCGCCACCATCGAAGCGCTCACCCACGCGAGCGCCGCAGCGAGCACTGCAGAGCCCCAGACCCCCGAACAGGCTCAAGCACGCCAGGCGATCAAGGACTGCGAGCGGCGACTCGCCCGCTACCAGGCAGCCCTCGACGCCGGAGCCGACCCCGCCGTCGTCACCCAGTGGATCAACGAGGCCCAGCGGGACAAGGACGCTGCGCAGAAGAAGCTCGACGCGTACCCCGCCGTCCCCCGGAAGAAGCAAGCGCCGCTCGACGCGCGACAGATCCGGGAGATCACTGAGAGCCTTGGAGATATTGCACAGCGCATCCAGACTGCCGCCATCGAGAAGAAAGGTCCGCTCTACGAGGCCCTGGGCATCACCATCAGCTACGAACACGCAACGAGGGCCGCGACCGTAAGGTCGAGGCCCTCATCACCGTATCGTCAATCGTTGTGTCCGAGGGGGGACTTGAACCCCCACGCCCGATAAAGGGCACTAGCACCTCAAGCTAGCGCGTCTGCCATTCCGCCACCCGGACCAGGTGCCTGTCGCCTTGCCGGAGGTGTTCCCCGCGGCGACATGGACAACAATACCAAGGTTTCGGAGTGCGTTTCACCTGCGTATCCGTGCCGTGGGGGCAGCCTGGGCCGGGTCGGGCCGCCGGGATCGCCGACGGTATACAGAATGCAAGATCCTGTGTACACCAAGTGAGGATCGCGGCATGAGCTGGTACTCCGGGAAGTTCCCGGGCGGCCGCTCCCCCGCCGGACCCCGGGTGACGGCGCGCACGAGGAGGTCGCCACCGACGAAGGCGCCGACCGGGGTGCTGGGGGCGGTTCATGAGGTGAGTGACGGGGGCCGGCCGACTGTCGCACCGCGCGCGACGGCACACCGTGCTGGGCGCGGCCTGTGCGCTACTGGGAGCCGCGCAGTTCGGGGTGCTGGTCGCCCTGCGCACGGGCTCCGGCGCCGTCCTGCTCGGCTGCGCCGCGATCGCCGCTGCCGCCGGTGGAACACCGCACGCACGCCGGACCGTCGGCGCACTCCAGCTGCTGGTGGCCGTGGCAGCGGCCGGTTCAGGAATCGTTGCGGTGGTGGTAGGAGTGCCGGGTGTGCTCGGTGTGCTCGCGCATCAGCCTGGCGGCCTTCTGCTCGTCCCGCTCCTTGATCGCGAAGACCAGGTCGGAGTGCTCGGCCCAGGAGGTGCCGCCGCGCAGCTTGGCGACGGGGGTGTAGTACCAGCGGACCCGGCGGTCCACCTGGGCGGCCAGTTCGGCGAGGACCGCGTTGCCGGCCAGCTCCATGACCTTGGCGTGGAAGGCCGCGTTCAGCGCGACGGCGCGGGTCACGTCGTTGACGCCGACCGCCGTCCGGCCCTTCTTGACGATGTCGAAGAGCGCCTCGACGCCCTTGGCGTCGGCGTTGAGGGCCGCGAGCCTGGCCGCCTCGGCCTCCAGCAGGGTGCGGACCGTGAGCAGCTGGTCGGCCTCCTCCTCGGTCGGCTCGTGCACGAACGCCCCCTGCGCGGGCCGCAGATCGACCCAGCCCTCGGTGTTCAGCCGCTGCAGCGCCTCGCGCACCGGCTGCCGGGAGACCCCGAGGTGCCCGGCCAGCTCGCTCTCCACCAGATGCTGGCCGGGCTGCAGCGCGCGGGTGGTGATCAGTTCCAGCAGGGCCTCGTAGACGCGGTCGCGCAGCGGGCCGGGGCGGTCCAGTTTGGGCACGGCCCCCTGCGGCAGTCCGGTCGACAACATCGCGGTCCCCCTCCTGGGCAGCTCTGGCGCGTAGACGCTGGCGGCTCAGTGTCGATTGTGTTTTGTCTACAGACTACGGTGAACAAAATCCAGGCCCAGTGTCTGCTTCATCCAGACCTGTTGCACCGCTCGGTCGGGCTCACGGGCAGCGTACGACCTGTCCGGCGTACGACAGATTGCCGCCGAAGCCGAACAGCAGCACCGGTTCGCCGCCGCGCAGCGCTCCCTGCTCGAGCAGCTTGGAGAAGGCGAGCGGGATGCTGGCCGCCGAGGTGTTGCCGGATTCGGTGACATCCCGGGCGACCACGGCGTTGACGGCACCGAGCTTCTCGGCGAGCGGTTCGATGATGCGCAGGTTGGCCTGGTGCAGGACGACGCCGGCCAGCTCCTCGGGGGCCACGCCGGCCTTCTCGCAGGCCTGGCGGGCGATGGCCGGCAGCTGGGTGGTGGCCCAGCGGTAGACGCTCTGTCCCTCCTGCGCGAACCGCGGCGGGGTGCCCTCGATCCGCACCGCGTGCCCCATCTGCGGCACCGACCCCCAAAGCACCGGCCCGATCCCGGGCTCCCGGCCAGGCGGGCACGCCTCGACCACGGCGGCCCCGGCCCCGTCACCGACAAGGACGCAGGTGGTGCGGTCGCTCCAGTCGGTGACGTCGGACATCTTGTCGGCGCCGATGACCAGCGCCCGGGTGGCCGCGCCGGCCCGGACGGTGTGGTCCGCGGTGGCCAGGGCGTGCGTGAAGCCGGCGCACACCACGTTGACGTCCATCGCGGCCGGCTGCGCGATGCCGAGCCGGGCCGCGACCCGGGCAGCGGTGTTCGGGGAGCGGTCGATCGCCGTGGAGGTGGCGACCAGGACCAGGTCGATGTCGCCGGGGGCCAGCCCGGCGGCCGCGAGGGCCTTGGCGGCGGCGTGCGCGGCCAGCTCGTCCACCGGCTCGTCCGGTCCGGCGATGTGGCGGGTACGGATACCGACCCGGCTGCGGATCCACTCGTCGCTCGTGTCGACCAGACCCGCCAGATCGTCGTTGGTCAGGACTCTGGCGGGCTGGTAGTGACCGATGGCCGCGATGCGCGAGCCGTTCATGGCGGGGTCCCCTCGGTGCCGTGGGTAGCGGGATCCACCAGTCTGATCAGTGACTCACGGGTACGACGGCAGGTGAAGCCACAGGAATAGCGTGTTCGAGTTGTGGGCTTCGCTCAGGCCCTCGGACGCCCGAGTACTCACTTCGTGAACAGCTGCGTCGCCTTCTGCACGAGTTCGTACACCCCGTAGGCGAGGGGTGCCGCCACCCACAGCCAGGCGAGGACGATCAGGCCCCTCCGGTTAGGCGGGCTGCTGTCGCTGGGCATCTGCGGTCTCCCTCTCGTCGCGGACGTGGTGGCGGGCGTGGACGGGACGGACGAGTTCGTTGGCGGCGAAGCCGACGACGAGCAGAGCGATCATGATGCCGAACGACAGCGTGTACAGCGCCGAGCCGTGTTCGCCGGCGCGTTTCTGCCGGTCCGCGATCCAGTTGACGATCAGTGGACCGAGCACGCCCGCGGTCGACCAGGCGGTGAGCAGCCGGCCGTGGATCGCGCCGACCTCGTACGTGCCGAAGAGATCCTTCAGATAGGCGGGCACGGTCGCGAAGCCGCCGCCGTAGAAGGAGAGGA comes from Streptomyces sp. FXJ1.172 and encodes:
- a CDS encoding MFS transporter small subunit, with the protein product MPSDSSPPNRRGLIVLAWLWVAAPLAYGVYELVQKATQLFTK
- a CDS encoding ATP-binding protein, yielding MRQHTSTSPGRPGGVLDRDAGRPTSAPGRGLAAGDGTTTLITDLPYGPEAAEVARCAVTLALRGTETDVLADARLIGSELATNAFVAGSPPLVLCVDRRSLARGGLEVEITVTDGGCSCPAPASPAAPYEQAESGRGLVIVDALADAWSLTTGTSGSRASCRLTHRPCSSSAGA
- a CDS encoding GntR family transcriptional regulator, encoding MLSTGLPQGAVPKLDRPGPLRDRVYEALLELITTRALQPGQHLVESELAGHLGVSRQPVREALQRLNTEGWVDLRPAQGAFVHEPTEEEADQLLTVRTLLEAEAARLAALNADAKGVEALFDIVKKGRTAVGVNDVTRAVALNAAFHAKVMELAGNAVLAELAAQVDRRVRWYYTPVAKLRGGTSWAEHSDLVFAIKERDEQKAARLMREHTEHTRHSYHHRNDS
- a CDS encoding NUDIX domain-containing protein, which codes for MPGLRLVNADAVEHLDTAAPYDVIYSLSTIHFLNPHRLLPALATALKPGGRLYFTVLHTNSAGDGPTSTVTPRPEILHLAGGGDLTVHMWVLTPEVWEDLLEQYGLRVQDVTVLDAPQDDSHASYRLFQAHRPARITARPRTAKPPVASAAVGVGAVLLGPQGLLLGRHRLATRELPGGTVEPGETLQEAVVRELAEETGLYADPDDVRLLGMLLDQVDDVVRITFGALVTRWRGEPADQPDESVGDWRWWPLDTLPPDLFECSAQILTAWRPDLPIDHAPARFTPITDPHTPTTA
- a CDS encoding beta-ketoacyl-ACP synthase III, which translates into the protein MNGSRIAAIGHYQPARVLTNDDLAGLVDTSDEWIRSRVGIRTRHIAGPDEPVDELAAHAAAKALAAAGLAPGDIDLVLVATSTAIDRSPNTAARVAARLGIAQPAAMDVNVVCAGFTHALATADHTVRAGAATRALVIGADKMSDVTDWSDRTTCVLVGDGAGAAVVEACPPGREPGIGPVLWGSVPQMGHAVRIEGTPPRFAQEGQSVYRWATTQLPAIARQACEKAGVAPEELAGVVLHQANLRIIEPLAEKLGAVNAVVARDVTESGNTSAASIPLAFSKLLEQGALRGGEPVLLFGFGGNLSYAGQVVRCP
- a CDS encoding class I SAM-dependent methyltransferase — encoded protein: MDIERQTRLAWDAYGTHHLRRGTPLTEVDQITWGPANGPGDGILGDLKGLRVLDLGCGPARHAAHLARTYGAHVDAIDASPARSNGPAPATPTCQDCGWSTPTPSSTWTRQLPTT
- a CDS encoding dihydrofolate reductase family protein, with the protein product MRSVTYSMSVSLDGYIVGPDGCFDWTVPDEEVFRFATDGVREVGVHLLGRRLYETMLYWETADQDPSLDFSTLEFAAIWKSLPKVVFSATLSAVQGNARLASGGLAEEIERLRAEPGEGDIAIGGATLAAEAAALGLIDEYRARVHPVLVGGGIPFFPQHERRVDLELLETRTFSSRVVYLRYRVTRQP